One window of Papaver somniferum cultivar HN1 chromosome 9, ASM357369v1, whole genome shotgun sequence genomic DNA carries:
- the LOC113312354 gene encoding uncharacterized protein LOC113312354 — protein MHLRLQDFKSVIAYNSTLFQIVSRLKLCGETVTNADLLDETYSTFHASNILLQQQYRQKQFKKYSELISCLLVAEQNNELLLKNHQSHPECSIVAPEMNTTESRANAAESRGKEQRRSLGPKKPDFKKKAGNNSHYQKGKKNVFPKHKGKSSQSHSKHHESVCHRCGSPGHWANVCRTARHLVDLYQASIKGKEKKSKTNFSQYDIPMDIAHLDISDFKNDGNEIEDMDSFLKDF, from the coding sequence ATGCATCTGCGCCTCCAAGACTTCAAAAGTGTAATTGCATACAATTCAACACTTTTTCAAATTGTCTCTCGTTTAAAACTATGCGGTGAAACAGTTACTAATGCTGATCTTTTGGATGAGACTTACTCCACCTTTCATGCTTCAAACATTTTGCTTCAACAACAATATCGTCAAAAGCAGTTTAAGAAATATTCAGAACTTATCTCTTGCCTTCTAGTAGCTGAGCAGAACAATGAGTTATTACTCAAGAACCATCAAAGTCACCCAGAATGTTCAATAGTTGCTCCAGAGATGAACACTACAGAAAGTCGTGCCAATGCTGCTGAAAGCCGTGGGAAAGAACAGAGACGTTCATTAGGTCCTAAAAAGCCCGACTTCAAGAAGAAGGCTGGTAATAATTCCCATTAtcagaaggggaagaagaacgtGTTTCCAAAACACAAAGGCAAAAGCTCGCAAAGTCATTCAAAGCACCATGAAAGTGTTTGTCACCGTTGTGGTTCACCAGGGCACTGGGCAAATGTTTGCCGTACTGCAAGGCACCTTGTTGACCTGTATCAGGCGTCTattaaaggaaaagaaaaaaagtctAAAACCAATTTTTCCCAATATGACATACCAATGGATATTGCCCATCTTGATATTTCTGACTTCAAGAATGATGGAAATGAGATTGAAGACATGGATTCCTTCCTTAAGGATTTCTGA